The genomic window GAATCTTGTATGGCACAGCTACTAAGAACATCTCTGCTGGACCGAATATGCCGAATGACTCGGACCCAGTGACAAGTGCAAGCAAGACTGCAAGCACTGCCAGAATCCAAGGTATGCTCACAAGTCGCCTCGTGACTCGTTCGTCAGCATCGATTCGTTCGCAAGACTCCACCGATACATGCGTCATACCGTTTCGTTGGAACTCGTATGTGGGCTCTGTCTTGCCGGTGAGTTCAAATCCGCTTTCTGTACCTGCACGGTTCTTGTGTGTGTCACTGTTCGGGAATTCGGGAAACTTGCATGCTATCCGCACATAGTATGGAGTTAGATCCACTCTTTTCCTTTTCCTAGAGAACTTGTCACCGTCAAGCGACTATTCTCCAGTATGTAATTCCTCTCTCCAGAGCTTAAAAAGCCAAGACATATGTGGGAGTCACCAGCTGGCTCCAAACGGGCTCTGATAGTCCTTAATCACTGAAGCACTGGCAGACGCACCGCTACAGGCAGGGCAACATCACAGTCCATGGTGATGGAACTTGAGCGTCCTTGGGAGTTCCCTAGGAAACCAAACAGTTGAGGTGATACTGGACAACGATTCTTGGATGCCATAGAACGAAGTAACTGGAAATTGTAATCGGCTACTCATCGCTGTCGTCCTCTGAACAAGGAGATGGCGATGGCTCAGGAGTACGGGTGGCGGGGATGGCTCTGGTACTTGCCCTGTCTGTGCACTGTTGAGCACCCTCCTCTCTTTCTGTTCACCTTCAATATGCATAACCAGTGACTGCAGTGGTGCAGTGGAAGTGCTGTCTAGCCGTACCTTCTGCCCGGCAGTAGTTTCAGCGTATCAGGATTCTCCGACCAAGCAAGATACCCAGTGTTTCTAGGTTGAGAAGCATACTTAGTGGGAATGGGAACGCCTGCATGGTCAACGAACTCGGCAGCCCTACTTCGCTTGCTGAGCCGCACAATCACACTCAGGCCAACTCCGAGAACAGTCAGACAGGCAGACGGTACGAAGATGTGAACCTGGGGGACCCGCTTGGTCATGTCCACGCGAAAGGACACGCTTTCATTGGTCGGGTTTCGGAAGATGATGGAGTACATCCCTAGACTTGGGACGGGAATGACCCCTTCGTAACTCGTCACATTCTCCAGTGCATAGACTGTACTCGCACAGCTTGGGTCAGCAGCAGCTGCCTAGAAGTTGGACGGCCCTGGACATCGCTGTGTGGTGCATACATACCTCCGTGCGGAGACGGAGAGCTCGAGGTCAGCTCGACACCTCATGAGACCTCTTCTCGAGGAGTGACCCCAGTGCCGTCTCCTGCTGGGAGCGACAAGGCTCCTGTGTCAAACTCAGTCCAACTAGAAATGAACGGTTGCCTGCACGAGGGGATTCCATTGAGTTGCTCCAGTCGAACATGTATACCGAGACATGAACAGCTTTGTGCCACAATGCGAAGTGTTTTTGTCGTATGTATGCCACACCAGTGATGAGAGATGAATAGACCTACTGAGGGGGTTATACATCTAAGTGAAGAAAGGAACCAAGCATCAAAAGACGACTCTCAAGGAGAGAGTCAGGAAGCTGTTTGAAGACAATCCGCTCTGTCTGGTTGCATTCGACGAGCTTGAGAACGACATTGAAGTCCAGACCATTCTTGAGGACACGAACCGAATGGCGATAGACCGACTCGGATACTCGGACCACGGTCACATCCACTCACTGATAGTCACCAAGAGTGGTGGCGAGTTGTTCAATGCATTGAGGGGAACTGTTGAGCCCACCATAGTTCAGGAGGGGACCGGGGACCTTCAGGATGCCCAGTTGGTCGTGCTACTTGCGTGCTATCTCCATGACGTAGGGATGAGCGTGCATCGTGAGGAACACAATGACTTTTCCGTAGTGCTTGCCATGCCGATAATTGAGCGAGTCCTTGCGAAGGTGTATCCTGCCAACCGACGAAAACAGGTACACATCAGGGGACATGTCCTTCATGCGATAGTGAGCCACGACAAGCTGGTGAAGCCAAGCACTATGGAGGCGGGTCTGGTTGGGATAGCGGACGCGGTCGACATGACTGCAGGACGCGCCAGAATCCCATTCGAGGCGGGAAGTGTCAACATACACTCTGCGTCCGCAATGGCGATACGAGAGGTCAGGATTGGCAAGGGGAAGGACAAGGCGGTCAGAATAGAGGTTGAGATGAGCAATGCGTCAGGTATATTTCAGATACAGGAACTCCTGGAGAAGAAGATTCGTAACGCCCCGAAGCTCATCGACCACATCGAGCTCTATGCCATAATGTCAGGGCAGGAGGACAGGATCCTGTCGGAGCAGCTCAGAGTACTCTGAGGGAGTATCGAACCTGATAGTGCTCAGTATCGAAAACGCTCAAAAGTCGGAAGGTATATGTGCAGGAGCAGACAGACCCGGATTGGCCAATGTCCCCAACAGGCATTTGCTAGCGGCTGAGAGGACAGAGTCGTGAAGCTGGACGAGACTGATCAGAGAATCATCGAGATGCTACAGGAGGACGGCAGAAGGTCTCTTTCTGAGATTGCCACTGCTGTAGACAAGACCGAGGTCACGATACGGAGACGACTGAAGCGGCTGATTGACGAGGGGATCATCAAGAAGTTCACAGTGGTCCTAGACCCTACGAAGATTGGCAGAC from Candidatus Thorarchaeota archaeon includes these protein-coding regions:
- a CDS encoding HD domain-containing protein; this translates as MKKGTKHQKTTLKERVRKLFEDNPLCLVAFDELENDIEVQTILEDTNRMAIDRLGYSDHGHIHSLIVTKSGGELFNALRGTVEPTIVQEGTGDLQDAQLVVLLACYLHDVGMSVHREEHNDFSVVLAMPIIERVLAKVYPANRRKQVHIRGHVLHAIVSHDKLVKPSTMEAGLVGIADAVDMTAGRARIPFEAGSVNIHSASAMAIREVRIGKGKDKAVRIEVEMSNASGIFQIQELLEKKIRNAPKLIDHIELYAIMSGQEDRILSEQLRVL